A region of Salvia splendens isolate huo1 chromosome 17, SspV2, whole genome shotgun sequence DNA encodes the following proteins:
- the LOC121773209 gene encoding malate dehydrogenase, glyoxysomal, whose protein sequence is MQQSADINRRIAQISSHINPPINQVEEGNLWRSDCRAKGGSPGFKVAILGAAGGIGQPLAMLMKMNPLVSVLHLYDVVNSPGVTADISHMDTGAVVRGFLGQNQLEDALTGMDLVIIPAGVPRKPGMTRDDLFNINAGIVKTISEGIAKCCPKAIVNLISNPVNSTVPIAAEVFKKAGTYDPRRLLGVTMLDVVRANTFVAEVLGLDPREVSVPVVGGHAGVTILPLLSQVKPACSFTKEETEYLTSRIQNGGTEVVEAKAGAGSATLSMAYAAVKFADACLRGLRGDAGVIECAFVPSQVTELPFFASRVRLGRSGVEEIYPLGPLNEYERVGLEKAKKELGGSIDKGVSFAKK, encoded by the exons ATGCAGCAGAGTGCAGATATTAATCGACGAATTGCCCAAATTTCAAGTCACATCAATCCCCCAATTAATCAG GTGGAAGAGGGGAACTTATGGCGCTCTGATTGCCGGGCAAAAGGCGGTTCTCCGGGTTTCAAGGTGGCGATATTGGGGGCGGCTGGAGGCATAGGGCAGCCTCTGGCGATGTTGATGAAGATGAATCCTTTGGTCTCGGTGCTCCATCTTTATGATGTTGTCAACTCTCCTGGCGTCACGGCGGATATCAGCCATATGGACACCGGCGCTGTG GTTCGTGGTTTCCTGGGCCAAAATCAGTTGGAGGATGCACTGACTGGGATGGACCTTGTGATCATACCTGCTGGTGTTCCCAGAAAACCTGGAATGACAAGGGATGATCTTTTCAACATTAATGCAGGAATCGTAAAGACTATATCTGAAGGAATTGCTAAGTGCTGCCCTAAGGCCATTGTTAACTTAATCAGTAATCCTGTGAATTCTACAGTACCGATTGCTGCAGAGGTTTTTAAGAAGGCTGGGACCTATGATCCAAGGCGACTCCTTGGAGTTACTATGCTTGATGTAGTTAGAGCTAATACCTTTGTG GCTGAAGTGTTGGGGCTAGATCCACGGGAAGTTAGTGTTCCAGTTGTAGGAGGCCATGCTGGTGTAACAATACTGCCCCTTCTGTCACAG GTAAAACCTGCATGCTCTTTCACCAAAGAAGAGACTGAGTATCTGACATCTCGCATCCAGAATGGGGGGACTGAAGTAGTTGAG GCCAAAGCTGGTGCAGGTTCTGCTACTCTTTCTATG GCATATGCAGCAGTCAAATTTGCTGATGCTTGCTTGAGGGGATTGAGAGGAGATGCCGGTGTCATTGAATGCGCATTTGTGCCTTCTCAG GTAACAGAGCTTCCATTCTTTGCATCAAGAGTGCGCCTTGGTCGCAGCGGAGTCGAGGAAATCTACCCTCTTGGTCCACTTAATGAATATGAAAG GGTCGGTCTGGAGAAGGCAAAGAAGGAGTTGGGTGGAAGCATTGATAAGGGTGTGTCCTTCGCAAAGAAATAA